A window from Ramlibacter pinisoli encodes these proteins:
- a CDS encoding class I SAM-dependent methyltransferase — protein sequence MDTLVRRIEGQLEQLPVPVAVTLPSGRHAGKGHPSVVLTFRDWSALAVMAAGQIGHMAEDIVEGRIAVEGRMRDLMAAASALLPGSPVGSDTGWWTQVIRRARSITSHSPQRDAQQIQFHYDVSDDFYALWLDPRRVYSCAYYRDTGMSLAQAQEAKLDHICRKLMLRPGERFLDIGAGWGGLLLWAAEHYGVDATGITLSRNQHAHVQRLIEERRLQARVRVELRDYRDLDEAQGYDKIASVGMFEHVGLVNMPVYFGKIVRLLKPGGLVMNHGITAGGVGTSQLGAGMGDFIDKYIFPGGELLHVSQVLREAALAGLEMVDTENLRPHYARTLWAWSDALESQLDEAQRVLETTGRAGDAGKVLRAYRLYLSGSAMCFEQGWIGLHQILATRPDGRPETGSLKGAQSMYPFNRSYIYS from the coding sequence ATGGACACATTGGTCAGACGGATCGAGGGGCAGCTCGAGCAGCTGCCGGTGCCTGTGGCCGTGACATTGCCCAGCGGCCGGCACGCGGGCAAGGGGCACCCGAGCGTGGTGCTGACGTTCCGCGACTGGTCGGCCCTGGCCGTCATGGCGGCCGGCCAGATCGGGCACATGGCGGAGGACATCGTCGAGGGCCGCATCGCCGTCGAAGGCCGCATGCGCGACCTGATGGCGGCGGCCAGCGCCCTGCTGCCCGGCAGCCCGGTGGGCAGCGACACCGGCTGGTGGACGCAGGTGATCCGGCGGGCCCGCTCGATCACGTCCCACTCGCCGCAACGCGACGCGCAGCAGATCCAGTTCCACTACGACGTCTCGGACGATTTTTACGCCTTGTGGCTGGACCCGCGCCGGGTCTACTCCTGCGCCTATTACCGCGACACCGGCATGTCGCTGGCGCAGGCGCAGGAAGCCAAACTCGACCACATCTGCCGCAAGCTGATGCTGCGGCCCGGCGAGCGCTTCCTCGACATCGGGGCCGGCTGGGGCGGCCTGTTGCTGTGGGCGGCCGAGCACTACGGGGTCGACGCCACCGGCATCACGCTGTCGCGCAACCAGCATGCGCACGTGCAGCGCCTGATCGAGGAGCGCCGGCTGCAGGCGCGGGTGCGCGTGGAACTGCGCGACTACCGCGACCTCGACGAGGCGCAGGGCTACGACAAGATCGCCTCGGTGGGCATGTTCGAGCATGTCGGGCTGGTCAACATGCCGGTCTACTTCGGCAAGATCGTGCGCCTGCTCAAGCCGGGCGGGCTGGTCATGAACCACGGCATCACCGCCGGCGGCGTCGGCACCAGCCAGCTCGGGGCCGGCATGGGCGACTTCATCGACAAGTACATCTTCCCCGGCGGCGAGCTGCTGCACGTCAGCCAGGTGCTGCGCGAGGCCGCGCTGGCCGGGCTGGAGATGGTCGACACCGAGAACCTGCGCCCGCACTACGCACGCACCCTGTGGGCCTGGTCGGACGCGCTCGAGTCGCAACTCGACGAGGCGCAGCGCGTGCTCGAGACCACGGGCCGGGCCGGCGACGCCGGCAAGGTGCTGCGCGCCTACCGGCTGTACCTTTCGGGCAGCGCGATGTGCTTCGAGCAGGGCTGGATCGGCCTGCACCAGATCCTGGCCACGCGGCCGGACGGCAGGCCGGAAACGGGCAGCCTGAAGGGCGCACAATCGATGTACCCGTTCAACCGCTCGTACATCTACTCCTGA
- a CDS encoding MarR family winged helix-turn-helix transcriptional regulator — MDMEARAHSEHPDALRLWLRLLTCTQLVEKQVRSQLRARFATTLPRFDLMAQLERAPDGLKMNELSRRMMVTGGNVTGITDQLATEGLVDRIDVEGDRRAYRVRLTPRGRKLFHDMAREHEAWIVEAFAGLSDKDIAVLHRLLGKVKAHALGQQQPA, encoded by the coding sequence ATGGACATGGAAGCGCGCGCGCACAGCGAGCACCCCGACGCGCTGCGGTTGTGGCTGCGGCTGCTGACCTGCACGCAGCTGGTGGAAAAGCAGGTGCGCAGCCAGCTGCGCGCACGCTTCGCCACCACGCTGCCGCGGTTCGACCTGATGGCCCAGCTGGAGCGTGCGCCGGATGGGCTGAAGATGAACGAGCTGTCGCGCCGCATGATGGTCACCGGCGGCAACGTCACCGGCATCACCGATCAGCTGGCGACCGAGGGCCTGGTCGACCGCATCGACGTCGAGGGCGATCGCCGCGCCTACCGGGTGCGCCTGACCCCGCGTGGTCGCAAGCTCTTCCACGACATGGCGCGCGAGCACGAGGCCTGGATCGTCGAGGCCTTCGCCGGCCTGTCCGACAAGGACATCGCCGTCCTGCACCGGCTGCTGGGCAAGGTGAAGGCCCACGCGCTCGGCCAGCAGCAGCCCGCCTGA
- a CDS encoding AMP-binding protein, producing the protein MSAQTDRYVHDRLPPPAQRPQLRYDRPELRLPDRLNLVEELLDRAADKGWAGRALLRSTRLTLSYDEVREHVDRIARVLVEDLGLVPGNRVLLRGGNSIGLALAWLAVVKAGMVAVATMPLLRARELGDILDKAQPAVALCDGRLLDELRAACEGRAGVRAIVPFNTDEPGSLAVLAAGKAGGFPPCPTAADDIALLAFTSGTTGKPKAAVHTHRDVLAACEAWPRHVLQATPDDIVVGSPPLAFTFGLGGLLVFPMWAGASVHFGDGPFTPEALVRTIGEVGATICYTAPTFYRQMAPFARELGVGRLRVCVSAGEGLPDATRQLWKQASGIEMLDGIGATEMFHIFISSGPHEVRRGAIGKVVPGYQARVVDDDGQEVPRGTVGKLAVIGPTGCRYLDDPRQAQYVQGGWNHPGDAFMQDADGYFFYQARADDMIITAGYNVGGPEVEDALLRHPAVAECGVIGKPDDERGMIVKAFCVLKPGHEPGPAMTKALQEHVKATIAPYKYPREIEFLGALPRTETGKLQRFRLRELERARA; encoded by the coding sequence ATGTCTGCCCAGACCGACCGCTACGTCCACGACCGGCTGCCGCCGCCCGCACAGCGCCCGCAGCTGCGCTACGACCGGCCGGAACTGCGTCTGCCGGACCGCCTGAACCTGGTCGAGGAGTTGTTGGACCGCGCCGCCGACAAGGGCTGGGCCGGGCGTGCGCTGCTGCGCTCGACCCGCCTCACGCTCAGCTACGACGAGGTGCGCGAGCACGTCGACCGCATCGCCCGGGTGCTGGTCGAGGACCTGGGCCTGGTGCCCGGCAACCGGGTGCTGCTGCGCGGCGGCAATTCGATCGGGCTGGCGCTGGCCTGGCTGGCCGTCGTCAAGGCCGGCATGGTGGCCGTGGCCACCATGCCGCTGCTGCGTGCGCGCGAACTGGGCGACATCCTCGACAAGGCGCAGCCGGCCGTCGCCCTGTGCGACGGCCGGCTGCTCGACGAGTTGCGCGCTGCCTGCGAGGGCCGGGCCGGGGTGCGCGCCATCGTGCCCTTCAACACGGACGAGCCCGGTTCGCTCGCCGTGCTGGCGGCGGGCAAGGCGGGTGGCTTTCCGCCCTGCCCCACCGCCGCCGACGACATCGCGCTGCTGGCCTTCACCTCCGGCACCACCGGCAAGCCCAAGGCCGCGGTGCACACCCACCGCGACGTGCTGGCGGCCTGCGAAGCCTGGCCGCGCCACGTGCTGCAGGCCACGCCGGACGACATCGTCGTCGGCTCGCCCCCGCTGGCATTCACCTTCGGCCTGGGCGGCCTGCTTGTGTTCCCGATGTGGGCCGGGGCCTCGGTCCATTTCGGCGACGGGCCGTTCACGCCCGAGGCGCTGGTGCGCACCATCGGCGAGGTCGGCGCCACCATCTGCTACACCGCCCCGACCTTCTACCGCCAGATGGCGCCGTTCGCGCGCGAGCTGGGCGTGGGTCGCCTGCGCGTGTGCGTCAGCGCCGGCGAAGGCCTGCCCGATGCCACCCGCCAGCTATGGAAGCAGGCCAGCGGCATCGAGATGCTCGACGGCATCGGCGCCACCGAGATGTTCCACATCTTCATCTCGTCCGGCCCGCACGAGGTGCGGCGCGGCGCCATCGGCAAGGTGGTGCCCGGCTACCAGGCCCGGGTGGTGGACGACGACGGCCAGGAGGTGCCGCGCGGCACGGTCGGCAAGCTGGCCGTCATCGGCCCGACCGGCTGCCGCTACCTGGACGACCCGCGCCAGGCCCAGTACGTGCAGGGCGGCTGGAACCATCCCGGCGACGCCTTCATGCAGGATGCCGACGGCTACTTCTTCTACCAGGCCCGGGCCGACGACATGATCATCACGGCCGGCTACAACGTCGGCGGCCCCGAGGTCGAGGACGCCCTGCTGCGGCACCCGGCCGTGGCCGAATGCGGCGTCATCGGCAAGCCGGACGACGAGCGCGGCATGATCGTCAAGGCCTTCTGCGTGCTCAAGCCCGGCCACGAACCGGGTCCGGCCATGACCAAGGCGCTGCAGGAGCACGTCAAGGCCACCATCGCGCCCTACAAGTACCCGCGCGAGATCGAGTTCCTGGGCGCCTTGCCGCGCACCGAGACCGGCAAGCTGCAACGCTTCCGCCTGCGCGAGCTGGAGCGCGCGCGCGCCTAG